One genomic segment of Sander lucioperca isolate FBNREF2018 chromosome 10, SLUC_FBN_1.2, whole genome shotgun sequence includes these proteins:
- the LOC116035284 gene encoding sulfotransferase 2B1-like isoform X2: MTSSTEYIQYHGILLPLQAHSKESLEYAENFSVKDTDVFAVTYPKSGTIWMQEILPLVLNGGDLTPIQTIPNWDRVPWLEEKRLAMVVDQLASPRALVTHFPYRLMPPSFHTSKAKVIYVMRNPKDVIVSSYFFHQMAEFLEDPGTFDEFMDKFLEGRVLFGKWTDHVKGWRDTELGDRIMYITYEEMAKDLPAAVRRFSDFLGRNLSEEVIQKIAEHCSFKTMKTNKMSNFSLVPKEYMNPDKSPFLRKGVAGDWENHFSSEQLARFTSAIRKEMESASFSLPWSME, encoded by the exons ATGACATCCTCAACTGAATACATTCAGTACCACGGAATTCTGCTGCCCCTTCAAGCTCACAGCAAGGAGAGCTTGGAGTACGCCGAAAATTTCTCTGTGAAAGACACTGATGTATTTGCTGTGACTTACCCCAAGTCAG GTACAATCTGGATGCAGGAGATCCTCCCACTGGTGCTGAATGGGGGGGATCTGACGCCGATCCAAACCATTCCTAACTGGGACCGGGTCCCCTGGCTGGAGGAGAAAAGATTAGCAATGGTTGTGGATCAGTTGGCATCTCCACGGGCGCTGGTCACACATTTTCCTTACCGCCTCATGCCCCCTTCCTTCCACACCTCCAAAGCCAAG GTGATCTATGTCATGAGGAACCCTAAGGACGTCATAGTGTCTTCATATTTCTTCCATCAGATGGCCGAATTCCTCGAGGATCCAGGAACCTTTGATGAATTCATGGATAAATTCCTTGAgggcagag TATTGTTTGGAAAATGGACAGACCATGTGAAGGGCTGGAGAGACACAGAGCTGGGAGACAGAATAATGTACATCACATATGAAGAAATGGCTAag GACCTCCCTGCAGCTGTCAGGCGTTTCTCAGATTTTCTGGGCCGTAATCTGAGTGAAGAAGTCATTCAGAAGATAGCAGAACATTGCTCCTTCAAGACCATGAAGACCAACAAAATGTCCAACTTCAGCCTGGTCCCTAAGGAGTACATGAACCCCGACAAATCTCCCTTCTTGAGGAAAG GTGTTGCCGGAGACTGGGAAAACCATTTTAGCTCCGAGCAGCTGGCCAGATTCACATCGGCCATTCGCAAAGAGATGGAGAGTGCGAGCTTCTCTCTGCCATGGAGCATGGAATGA
- the LOC116035284 gene encoding sulfotransferase 2B1-like isoform X3 — MTSSTEYIQYHGILLPLQAHSKESLEYAENFSVKDTDVFAVTYPKSGTIWMQEILPLVLNGGDLTPIQTIPNWDRVPWLEEKRLAMVVDQLASPRALVTHFPYRLMPPSFHTSKAKVIYVMRNPKDVIVSSYFFHQMAEFLEDPGTFDEFMDKFLEGRVLFGKWTDHVKGWRDTELGDRIMYITYEEMAKDLPAAVRRFSDFLGRNLSEEVIQKIAEHCSFKTMKTNKMSNFSLVPKEYMNPDKSPFLRKGVAGDWENHFSSEQLARFTSAIRKEMESASFSLPWSME; from the exons ATGACATCCTCAACTGAATACATTCAGTACCACGGAATTCTGCTGCCCCTTCAAGCTCACAGCAAGGAGAGCTTGGAGTACGCCGAAAATTTCTCTGTGAAAGACACCGATGTATTTGCTGTGACTTACCCCAAGTCAG GTACAATCTGGATGCAGGAGATCCTCCCACTGGTGCTGAATGGGGGGGATCTGACGCCGATCCAAACCATTCCTAACTGGGACCGGGTCCCCTGGCTGGAGGAGAAAAGATTAGCAATGGTTGTGGATCAGTTGGCATCTCCACGGGCGCTGGTCACACATTTTCCTTACCGCCTCATGCCCCCTTCCTTCCACACCTCCAAAGCCAAG GTGATCTATGTCATGAGGAACCCTAAGGACGTCATAGTGTCTTCATATTTCTTCCATCAGATGGCCGAATTCCTCGAGGATCCAGGAACCTTTGATGAATTCATGGATAAATTCCTTGAgggcagag TATTGTTTGGAAAATGGACAGACCATGTGAAGGGCTGGAGAGACACAGAGCTGGGAGACAGAATAATGTACATCACATATGAAGAAATGGCTAag GACCTCCCTGCAGCTGTCAGGCGTTTCTCAGATTTTCTGGGCCGTAATCTGAGTGAAGAAGTCATTCAGAAGATAGCAGAACATTGCTCCTTCAAGACCATGAAGACCAACAAAATGTCCAACTTCAGCCTGGTCCCTAAGGAGTACATGAACCCCGACAAATCTCCCTTCTTGAGGAAAG GTGTTGCCGGAGACTGGGAAAACCATTTTAGCTCCGAGCAGCTGGCCAGATTCACATCGGCCATTCGCAAAGAGATGGAGAGTGCGAGCTTCTCTCTGCCATGGAGCATGGAATGA
- the LOC116035284 gene encoding bile salt sulfotransferase-like isoform X1 — protein MQQGASFFRVSLSVLLCFNPRNIMSSEEMYLLYHGLMLPKETHSFESLKFAHEFTFKDEDVTAVVYPKSGTIWMQEILPLVLNGGDLTPIQTIPNWDRVPWLEEKRLAMVVDQLASPRALVTHFPYRLMPPSFHTSKAKVIYVMRNPKDVIVSSYFFHQMAEFLEDPGTFDEFMDKFLEGRVLFGKWTDHVKGWRDTELGDRIMYITYEEMAKDLPAAVRRFSDFLGRNLSEEVIQKIAEHCSFKTMKTNKMSNFSLVPKEYMNPDKSPFLRKGVAGDWENHFSSEQLARFTSAIRKEMESASFSLPWSME, from the exons ATGCAGCAGGGTGCTTCCTTTTTTCGTGTTTCGTTATCGGTGCTACTTTGCTTTAATCCTCGCAACATAATGTCTTCTGAAGAGATGTATCTGCTGTATCATGGACTTATGCTTCCTAAAGAGACTCATTCCTTCGAGAGCTTGAAGTTTGCGCATGAATTCACGTTTAAAGACGAGGACGTCACGGCTGTCGTGTACCCGAAGTCAG GTACAATCTGGATGCAGGAGATCCTCCCACTGGTGCTGAATGGGGGGGATCTGACGCCGATCCAAACCATTCCTAACTGGGACCGGGTCCCCTGGCTGGAGGAGAAAAGATTAGCAATGGTTGTGGATCAGTTGGCATCTCCACGGGCGCTGGTCACACATTTTCCTTACCGCCTCATGCCCCCTTCCTTCCACACCTCCAAAGCCAAG GTGATCTATGTCATGAGGAACCCTAAGGACGTCATAGTGTCTTCATATTTCTTCCATCAGATGGCCGAATTCCTCGAGGATCCAGGAACCTTTGATGAATTCATGGATAAATTCCTTGAgggcagag TATTGTTTGGAAAATGGACAGACCATGTGAAGGGCTGGAGAGACACAGAGCTGGGAGACAGAATAATGTACATCACATATGAAGAAATGGCTAag GACCTCCCTGCAGCTGTCAGGCGTTTCTCAGATTTTCTGGGCCGTAATCTGAGTGAAGAAGTCATTCAGAAGATAGCAGAACATTGCTCCTTCAAGACCATGAAGACCAACAAAATGTCCAACTTCAGCCTGGTCCCTAAGGAGTACATGAACCCCGACAAATCTCCCTTCTTGAGGAAAG GTGTTGCCGGAGACTGGGAAAACCATTTTAGCTCCGAGCAGCTGGCCAGATTCACATCGGCCATTCGCAAAGAGATGGAGAGTGCGAGCTTCTCTCTGCCATGGAGCATGGAATGA